One window of Treponema denticola genomic DNA carries:
- a CDS encoding diguanylate cyclase yields the protein MEIINSRYKVIGKINNAISHVQEFLAVDSWSKNTKINLKVVSSLDLSKEEFAFFKDNFITISSIDNYFYLKNYGFSSLFLAYPSLPPSSPDEILYIFTTEYIENAIPVLEFVKQCSMEDILKIVVSVCQSLVHVSNRGFEYDIFTHDNVMIVKKKDGFQVRIKDIVSAKLENNASIRFKEAEDYTGTSENVETIIFFIITLLTGQEIYTSLSSAITKLKSDYKNLNKNDTDIFNTLYEIAKKQIRYKNKNEKIKIHTIIQDINKKLGRNYPVDVIPPLNSITFKPKLVGKKNEINMISQSIKEISSGKAQKTLFLIKGNQGTGKTRFLKEAEYRLALEGANIYSNYNFKNSSPDHFLEDFLEKIFLNFYSLQDITEREKLIRNIKQIKDQQPIDNGKKEYESMKFKIFNEAKNLFFKTIGPLPVFIILDDLEFADDFTLDMILYLVTEVTETERLGVILSYNEAVVPVSRKFKNFLSISNSNKKCQTFELNYFSEEETIEMLKNILVLKYPPVHLGPVLYKYTAGGQSFIMEMIKEFVNSGTIYKNILTGAWLISKKLYTDEFQKRIPKSIEETLTNQLNALSSTEKKLYFETSLFQNVFKINYLYKLSPLPPKQIDETIKNLINKGLITIIQSGDIRSYTITNKIMRNILYGLIDPEHKMLQHKKIADILKKESGADINELIWHLEESGNNKAVLDCYLDVIKQKMKTKNIDAVVKIYEKIPSAIISQNVINRFKILLKIFELYNQMGLKDKEAEIKLSLDENLPKVKNTDLLSYYYNLMVRYEYPYLNDSEILVYIKKLTAIYEKSPKDIINLRLQHAKCLYYHITQQNSDFKESTHKILEVTKNNPKYTAYKAESYIFLGYIYQRKSDRRMAIKYFQKSKELAFLSGNIKTGILAMYNISLIYWEIHPNIEKNMSYIKNVINLAKKHGFLSTEAIATINYAKILAEIQNNYEAYEYAKNAEGKIFTYNMSILKLPCIITLMEIAQNLNRYKDFCEYQRMYIKIARENKIKSVYETNFIFYTLIARMHQEFGCNSKAIVYLKKSIKIKKYQPSGRVFMVYFTLEALKIIKKDKSDINNLIKIFNSYIRPKQNRESSKRKLTKNLFDIVITMIIKRPDIDFIPLIIQIIKFDMPRLYDFQISGMSYLKTYLNKTEFEQVLQKNLHIINHKNLINITLFINKALADYYYAAGMQSLAIVHYLETQNKIADIIKNTPEKYKTKLFNNWNLSRSFDIVSDFIKGKTIVKEKKYNRNIETSELKEILKLEHINIIKKDKKFKKELIETYLKNEGYEHTTSVELVNNFTDNYEQNIACVMKFLALNVIASSYEFLDISKSDEPHFVLHHKDDSGDFQKIFDAIIKFGHQNITTIEKVLHKPCMVIPVTKQNFSANDYKVLGLMIFISEKVINNFSHEGRIFCKKHSNLFTMIVENKNFQQSSAYDVLTGAYTRKAFDIFLKNIIKNAYNSNSKFSLILYDLDKFKNINDTYGHLVGDIVLKRVSQTILDSLNRGQILGRYGGEEFTVILPDTDSQKAFKIAEHFRKKIEKLIFTEFEKTITISLGIGAFPEHGKSASELLTSADQALYHSKNTGRNKTTIWNPSIINKKGNKINQTGVVIADEASFSENVTTTIELCDILKLNIPKQELTKALLAKIVKFFEAESGAIILRSVNKKSDKSIFKINTKIGFESYPINESLVHTVAEDGLDIFQVDWDSIVKRNSITSMPEWNSVMVVPMIKNEKIIGVIYLAAPEKHAKFNLSKFNFLKFLADMISANI from the coding sequence ATGGAAATTATAAATAGCAGGTATAAAGTTATAGGTAAAATAAACAATGCTATATCTCATGTACAGGAATTTTTGGCTGTAGATTCGTGGTCAAAGAATACTAAGATTAACCTAAAGGTTGTCTCTTCTTTAGACCTATCAAAAGAAGAATTTGCTTTTTTTAAAGATAACTTTATCACCATAAGCAGTATCGACAACTATTTTTATCTTAAAAATTACGGCTTTTCGAGTTTGTTTCTGGCTTACCCTTCTTTACCGCCTTCAAGTCCTGACGAAATTTTATATATTTTTACTACAGAATATATTGAAAATGCAATACCTGTTTTAGAATTCGTAAAACAATGCTCAATGGAGGATATCCTTAAAATAGTAGTATCCGTTTGCCAAAGCCTTGTTCATGTTAGTAACAGAGGATTTGAATACGATATATTTACACATGATAATGTAATGATAGTCAAAAAAAAAGATGGATTTCAAGTAAGAATAAAAGATATTGTATCGGCAAAACTTGAGAACAATGCCTCGATACGTTTTAAAGAAGCTGAAGACTATACGGGAACCAGCGAAAATGTAGAGACGATTATTTTTTTTATAATTACACTTCTTACGGGACAAGAAATTTATACGAGTTTATCATCGGCTATTACAAAATTAAAATCCGATTATAAAAATTTAAATAAAAATGACACAGATATTTTTAATACTTTGTATGAAATAGCAAAAAAACAAATTCGGTATAAAAATAAAAATGAGAAAATTAAAATACACACCATCATTCAAGATATAAATAAGAAACTCGGCCGGAACTACCCTGTAGATGTTATTCCTCCTCTTAACAGCATAACCTTCAAGCCTAAATTAGTAGGAAAGAAAAATGAAATAAACATGATATCTCAATCAATAAAAGAAATAAGTTCAGGAAAAGCGCAAAAAACACTCTTTCTTATCAAGGGTAATCAGGGGACAGGTAAAACAAGGTTTTTAAAAGAAGCCGAATACAGGTTAGCCTTAGAAGGAGCAAATATATACTCTAATTATAATTTTAAAAATTCAAGCCCTGATCATTTTTTGGAAGATTTTTTAGAAAAGATTTTTTTAAATTTCTATTCCCTTCAGGATATAACAGAAAGAGAAAAGCTTATAAGAAACATAAAGCAAATCAAAGATCAGCAGCCCATTGATAATGGAAAAAAAGAATATGAGAGTATGAAATTTAAAATTTTCAATGAGGCTAAAAATTTATTTTTTAAAACTATTGGTCCGCTTCCAGTCTTTATTATCTTAGATGATTTGGAATTTGCAGATGATTTTACGCTTGATATGATTCTATATTTAGTGACTGAAGTTACAGAAACCGAACGTCTTGGTGTAATTTTATCCTATAACGAAGCGGTTGTTCCTGTTTCACGTAAATTTAAGAACTTTTTAAGCATATCAAATAGTAATAAAAAATGTCAAACTTTTGAGCTGAATTATTTTTCTGAAGAAGAAACTATAGAAATGCTAAAAAATATTTTAGTTTTAAAATATCCTCCGGTACACTTAGGGCCTGTTTTATATAAATATACTGCAGGGGGCCAATCCTTTATAATGGAAATGATAAAGGAATTCGTAAATTCGGGAACGATATATAAGAATATACTTACAGGCGCTTGGCTTATTTCTAAAAAACTATATACTGATGAATTTCAAAAAAGAATTCCGAAATCAATTGAAGAAACATTAACAAATCAATTAAATGCTCTTTCATCGACCGAAAAAAAACTATACTTTGAAACATCCTTATTTCAAAATGTATTCAAAATAAACTATCTGTACAAACTTTCACCCCTGCCGCCAAAACAAATAGATGAAACTATAAAAAATCTTATAAACAAAGGCTTGATTACCATTATTCAATCAGGAGACATACGAAGCTACACAATTACAAATAAAATCATGCGCAATATTTTATATGGACTTATAGATCCTGAACATAAAATGCTGCAGCATAAAAAAATAGCCGACATTTTAAAAAAAGAATCAGGCGCTGATATAAATGAACTCATTTGGCACTTGGAAGAATCCGGCAATAACAAAGCAGTTTTGGATTGTTACCTTGATGTAATAAAACAAAAAATGAAAACCAAAAATATAGATGCTGTAGTAAAGATATATGAAAAAATTCCATCTGCCATAATCAGCCAAAATGTTATAAATAGATTTAAGATACTTTTAAAAATATTTGAACTTTATAATCAGATGGGATTAAAAGATAAAGAAGCTGAAATAAAATTAAGCCTTGACGAGAATTTGCCAAAAGTAAAGAATACGGATCTCTTATCGTATTATTACAATCTAATGGTAAGATATGAATATCCTTATTTAAATGATAGTGAAATTCTTGTATATATAAAAAAATTGACAGCCATTTATGAAAAATCCCCCAAAGATATCATAAATCTCAGGTTACAACACGCAAAATGCTTGTATTATCACATAACACAACAAAATAGTGACTTTAAAGAATCCACACATAAAATACTGGAGGTAACAAAAAACAATCCCAAATATACGGCTTATAAAGCTGAATCTTATATATTCTTAGGCTATATTTATCAAAGAAAATCGGATAGAAGGATGGCCATAAAATACTTTCAAAAATCAAAAGAACTTGCATTTTTATCCGGCAACATTAAAACAGGGATTCTTGCAATGTACAATATATCTTTAATATATTGGGAGATACATCCGAATATTGAAAAAAACATGTCATACATAAAAAATGTTATAAATTTGGCAAAAAAACACGGTTTTTTATCGACTGAAGCTATTGCAACAATTAACTATGCAAAAATCCTTGCTGAAATTCAAAATAATTATGAAGCTTATGAATATGCAAAAAATGCGGAAGGTAAAATATTTACTTACAATATGTCAATATTAAAACTTCCATGTATAATAACACTTATGGAAATTGCACAAAATCTAAATAGATATAAAGATTTTTGTGAATATCAAAGAATGTATATAAAAATAGCTCGAGAAAACAAAATAAAATCTGTGTATGAGACTAACTTTATATTTTATACCTTAATTGCAAGAATGCATCAGGAGTTCGGTTGTAATAGTAAAGCAATAGTATATTTAAAAAAAAGCATAAAAATAAAAAAATACCAACCTAGCGGAAGAGTATTTATGGTATATTTTACGCTTGAAGCCTTAAAAATCATTAAAAAAGATAAAAGCGATATTAATAATTTAATAAAAATTTTTAATTCATATATACGTCCCAAACAAAATAGAGAATCAAGTAAAAGAAAATTGACTAAAAATTTATTTGATATCGTTATTACAATGATTATAAAACGTCCGGATATTGATTTTATACCTTTAATAATACAGATAATCAAATTCGATATGCCGAGATTATATGATTTTCAAATTTCGGGTATGAGTTATTTAAAAACTTATTTAAACAAAACCGAATTTGAACAGGTTTTACAAAAAAACCTCCATATTATAAACCATAAAAATCTTATAAATATAACTTTATTTATTAATAAGGCATTAGCCGATTATTATTATGCAGCCGGAATGCAAAGTTTAGCTATCGTACATTATTTAGAAACTCAGAATAAAATAGCAGATATAATTAAAAACACACCCGAAAAATATAAAACAAAACTATTTAATAATTGGAACTTAAGCCGCTCTTTCGATATAGTTTCCGATTTTATAAAAGGAAAAACAATAGTAAAAGAAAAAAAATATAACAGAAATATAGAAACATCCGAGCTAAAGGAAATATTAAAGCTGGAACATATAAATATAATAAAAAAAGATAAAAAATTTAAAAAGGAATTGATAGAGACCTATCTCAAAAATGAAGGTTATGAACATACAACATCAGTTGAACTTGTTAATAATTTTACTGACAATTATGAGCAAAATATAGCTTGCGTAATGAAATTTTTAGCTTTAAATGTAATTGCCTCATCTTACGAGTTTTTAGATATAAGTAAATCTGATGAACCGCATTTTGTTTTACACCATAAAGATGACAGCGGTGATTTTCAGAAGATATTTGATGCTATAATAAAATTCGGACACCAAAATATAACTACAATAGAAAAAGTTTTACATAAACCGTGTATGGTAATCCCTGTCACTAAACAAAATTTTAGTGCTAATGATTATAAAGTTTTAGGTCTTATGATCTTTATATCCGAAAAAGTCATAAATAACTTTTCTCATGAGGGAAGAATTTTTTGTAAAAAACATTCTAACCTTTTTACAATGATTGTTGAAAACAAAAACTTTCAACAATCCTCTGCTTATGATGTACTAACCGGTGCTTATACAAGAAAAGCCTTTGATATTTTTTTAAAAAATATTATCAAAAATGCATATAACTCTAATTCAAAATTTTCTCTTATTTTATATGACTTGGATAAATTTAAAAATATAAATGACACCTATGGACATCTTGTAGGCGATATAGTCCTCAAAAGAGTATCGCAAACAATTTTGGATTCCTTAAATCGAGGACAGATATTGGGGAGATACGGCGGTGAAGAATTTACCGTAATCTTACCCGATACCGACTCACAAAAAGCCTTTAAAATAGCCGAACATTTTAGAAAAAAAATAGAAAAATTAATTTTTACCGAGTTTGAGAAAACCATTACAATAAGCCTTGGGATTGGGGCGTTTCCTGAGCATGGAAAATCGGCCTCAGAACTGCTTACAAGTGCAGATCAAGCCTTATATCATTCCAAGAATACCGGCAGGAACAAAACTACCATATGGAATCCATCTATAATTAATAAGAAAGGAAATAAAATAAATCAAACAGGTGTTGTTATAGCAGATGAAGCTTCTTTTAGTGAAAATGTAACCACTACAATAGAACTATGTGATATATTAAAGCTGAATATACCTAAACAAGAGTTGACAAAAGCGCTTCTGGCAAAAATAGTTAAATTCTTTGAAGCTGAGAGCGGAGCAATTATTCTTAGATCTGTAAACAAGAAATCGGATAAATCTATCTTTAAGATTAATACCAAAATAGGATTTGAATCTTATCCGATTAATGAATCACTGGTTCATACAGTCGCTGAAGACGGGTTGGATATTTTCCAAGTGGATTGGGACTCAATCGTAAAAAGGAACAGCATAACCAGTATGCCGGAATGGAATTCAGTGATGGTTGTTCCCATGATAAAAAACGAAAAAATCATAGGAGTAATTTACCTGGCGGCTCCCGAAAAACATGCTAAATTTAACTTAAGCAAATTCAATTTTTTAAAATTTTTAGCGGATATGATATCTGCAAATATATAG